A segment of the Staphylococcus ratti genome:
ATTTGTAGCAGTAAAGTCAGTAAAATAATAGCTACTGTTCCACCAAATAAACCGTCATAACCCCAAGATTGATTCAAAACATTTCCTACAAGTGGGCCAAAAAGAAAGCCAAATGAAAACATCGATCTTAATACTGAATTGGCAAAAACCGCTCGGCTACTTGAGGTAGATTGATTAATAGACTCTCTCGCCGAAGCGTATAATTGTGGCATTGCAGGCGCAAATAAACCTTGAAAAATCGCATATAAAATAATAAACAATGTGATATTTTCTATAAAAAATGGCAACGCAAAACTTAAAGCGCCCATGAATAATGCAATAATGATAATCACTTTTCTATTAATTGGATGTGTATCCGAAAAGCGCGCAACAACTGTATTAATTGAAAACTGACAAATTGCCGCCAATGCTAATAATAAACCAAATTGATTGGTTGTCATCCCTAATTTATTGGTCGCAAACAACACAAAAAAGGGTACAGTTACCGCAATCCCCATACCAATTAACATCATATTAACTACAAATAATTTGTAATTTTTAATGTGTAATAGCTCTCGAAACATAAGTGCCTCCTTTCTTTACAATGATGATGACGCGCCGACATGTTCTTTTAAAATATTAATGAAAGAACTGACTTGGGGAAGTTGTACCATGCTTACCTCGTAACTCAAATAAGTTGAGCGAACTAATGATTCTTCTTCGATATCTACTTTCACAAGTTCAAATTTTGTCTCGTCTAAATCTTTTACCATAATCTCAGGCAATATGGTCACGCCGACCCCACTTAAAAGTAGTGCTTTACATGTCGCCACCTGATCCACTTTAATTCGTGCATGATAATCTTGTGACATATGATGATGGTACCACGTTTTAATTTGGTTAATGTAAACCGGATCAGCTTGGAATTCTATAAATGGAAGCTTTTGAAGTTCTTCTTCTTTATTTTTAGGATAAATAAAGTAATGTTGATCATCCATTAAATGATCATTATGGAGGTTAAGTAATTGGTTCCCACGAACAATCATGATGTGGTAATCATTATGATGCGCTTTAATATGTTCGCTCGACCCCACTTGAAGTTGAATCTCAACATATGGAAATTCACTTGTATATCTCGATAATACTTTAGGTAAAACCGTTTGTCCTACAAGAGATGAACATCCAATAGAAAGTGTACCACTTACCGAACCGATATGCGCCTTTATTTTATCTTGGAAAAGCCGTTCGCGGTTTAACATCGTTTTCGCATGTTCGATGACCATTGCGCCTTCTATTGTTGTTATCAATTGCTTTTTCGTACGTATAAAAATTTCGACTCCAAAATGGCGTTCAATAGATTTAAGACGTTGTGTAACTGCAGGCTGTGAAATATATAAACGCTCTGCAGCTTTTCTTAAAGTTCTTGTCTCATCTAATGTAATCAACAATCGGTAATCATCAATTTTCATAGTCAACCTCCTTTATAAATAAAAAGAAACACTAGACATCGTATGTCCAGTGTGCAGAAGTCATCATCACATAAATTATGTCGTATGAATTTAAGATGTATGTGACGCTTATAGCTGCGTACTTTTTTCTTTTTTTTGGTATTTTCGATTTATTTTTTTATAGCAATACATCGCTTTGTCATTGATACTTTTAAAATCTTCATCAATTTGAATCATAAGCTGGTGTGCGATCACATAGGCTTCATGATATTGCTTTCGCGTAATTTGATTTGTCTTTAGTGCACGTTCTAAATCATCTTGATCAACAAGCTCATACTTTCCATCAGGCAACGCAAGTACATCAAGGCATAAGTCGACTGTGCGTGCTTTCCCTTTTTGCGTAATATTTTTTAAGTTAATATCAAAATAATATTGTAAAGGTTCTCCTTTATCGTTAAACATGACGGTCATACTATAACGTTTCTTTTCGGGTAAAATCTGTAGCCACTGAAAATGGTCGTCTGCTACAACCATTCGTTTTCCAACAACAGTCACCTCCAAAGGTTCTCTCACCTTATTCATCGTTATCAAACCGATAATACCTTTAAATTTATTATTATTAACTTTGACTTCGATATAATCCCGATCTATGAGGCGACGCCAGTGACGTTTATCAATATACTTTATCTTCACAGTCACCAACTCCCTTTTGTTCATTATATATAAAGTTCACTATGATGTCACTAAAGAAAGATTTAACGCCCATCTCCTATTCAGGAAAACGATTAAATGTAAATATAGCATTTTAAAAGGAAAAAACTGATGCACTTACTAAGGAAGGCATCAGTTTCAGGTTATGCTGATTATAACTCAACGTTATGGAAAACGTGTTGGACATCTTCTAAATCTTCTAGAACATCGATTAATTTTTCAAAAGTTTCTTGATCATCTGGCGAAAGTTGCACCTCTGTTTGTGGTAGCATTTCAAACTCAGCCACTTCAAATGTGCTAATACCTAAACCTTTTAACGCTTGTTGAACTGTCGCAAATTGGTCTGGTTCAGCGTATACAATTGTAAGACCTCCATCTTCAATCACATCACGAACATCGATATCCGCTTCCATTAATCCTTCTAAAATAGAATCTGCATCAGAACCTTCAAATGCAAATGTCGCAGTAGGATCAAACATGTAGGCCACAGAACCGGACACGCCCATGTTCCCACCATTTTTTCCAAATGCAGCACGCACGTCAGAGGCAGTACGGTTTACGTTGTTTGTTAATGCATCCACAATGACCATTGAACCACTTGGACCAAAACCTTCGTAACGTAATGAATCAAAGTTTTCATCACCGCCACCTTTTGCTTTATCTATCGCACGGTCGATGATATGATTTGGCACTGAATATGTTTTCGCACGTTCAAGTACAAGCTTTAAAGCTTGATTTGACTCAGGATCAGGTTCTCCTGATTTTGCTGCAACATAAATTTCTTTACCAAACTTCGCGTAAATGCGACTTGTATTTTTGTCTTTTTGCGCCTTTTTTTCTTTAATATTGTTCCATTTACGTCCCATTATTTCCATCTCACTTTCAGTTGCTAATGAACACCTTTTATTATACCGCTTTTATTTCTGTATTATCAACTGACCGTGCTAAGTCGTCACAAAAATAAGTTGCGCAACTTCAAGCGCATCATTTTTATTTTCACTTCCATATATTAATAAACGTCCATCTTGGAAAAACGTCATTTTATAATGTCGGTATTCAAGCAGTTTTACAAATTGATTTTGTTTGATGACATTGACATTTGGAGATAATAATTTATCAAAATCCTCAGGCGCATAACGCACTTGAATCACGTTACCACAATAGTATTCTCCTTCTATTGTTGATTGCTTTAATCGCTGATAGTGATGTTGGCGACATACTGGGCAATCTTCTTCTTTTAAATTAACAATATGCGTAGATTTCATTTCCCCTTTATAAATATCAATCCATTTCATATCATAAGAAAACATGCCTGTCATTAAATAATTGAACACCTCTGCTACAGCAAAACTACTTGCGATATGCACTGCTGGTGGTAGCACACCATGTAACGCACAGCTTTCCATTGTTTCAGGTGGCTCAGGCATAATACATTGTAGACAAGGGCCGTTGCTATCAATTGGAAACACACTAACTTGACTTCCCAAAACAGCACTATAAATGTAAGGAATGCGCATTTTATTTGTTGCTTCATTAACTAGATATCTTGTTTCAAAACGATCCAAACCATCCAACACAACATCTGGTTGATGTGTTTCTAAAATGCTTAAAATATTTTGTGGTAAGACTTCCATATTCATCGCTTCAATTTTCACTTCACTATTCATAGCTTGAAGGCGTTCTTTTAGCGCAAATACTTTCGGTTTCATTTCATTTGCATCTACTTCAAGGTAACCACTTTGACGATGCAAATTAGACAACGTCACGATATCTCTATCGACGATAATGAGTTTGCCTATACCACTGCGTACAAGTTGTTCTGCAATACCACTTCCAAGCGCGCCTACACCAATAATCAGTGCGCATAGGTTTTGTAATTTTTTCTGAGTTGTATTGCCAAAAGCATGGAATTTTTCTTGCCTATCATAACGTTTCATCAAAGAAAACCGATTCCCTCTGAAGGGCTTGATTGAACCGCATTGTAACGAATAGGGATACGTCCCGCTTCATAACTCAGACGCCCTGCTTCGATCCCTTTTTTCATTGCTTCTGCCATTTTAACTGGGTCTTTCGCACTAGATATTGCAGAATTCAACAAAATGGCATCCGCGCCTAATTCCATAGCTTCGGCACAATCTTTGGCTGAACCTATCCCTGCATCAACAATTACAGGCACTTGGCTCTTTTCAATAATGTACCGTAAATTTAATGGATTACTGATGCCTCGACCTGTACCTATTGGGGAAGCAAGTGGCATCACTGCGTGTACGCCTAATTGTTCTAAGCGTTTGGCTAATACGACATCATCTGAAATGTACGGACATACAATGTACCCTTTTTCAAGCAAAATTTCACAAGCTTTATATGTTTCAAGAGGATCTGGTAATAACGTCGCGTCGTCTCCTATCACTTCTACTTTAACCATGTCGCAGACCCTTGCTTCATTGGCTATTTCAGCAATACGTACTGCTTCTTCTGCTGTTTTAGCTCCTGCTGTGTTCGGAAAAGTTATAAATTTTTCTAAATCAATATCTGCTAGCGGATTTGGAAGTGCATTGTCATATAAATTCATACGTCTTACCGCAAATGTCAACACCTCAGTTCCAGAAGCGACAATCGCTTGCTTTTGAATGTCAGCATTTTCAAACTTCCCTGTACCGAGCAATAATCTAGATTTAAATGTAAATTGTCCAATTTTCAACATGTTAACCGCCTCCTACAAATTCAAGTATTTCAATTTGATCATTTTCTGAAATCATATGTGCAGTCCATAATGAACGTTTGATTACTTGACCATTCACTTCTACTGCCATACGTTTGCTTTCAATTCCAAAATGTTGAATCATTTCTGCTATCGATATCTCTTTATCAAAACATTGCGTTTCGCCATTCACTTTCACCTTCAATCGACTCACCTCCTTATCCATTCCATTTCTGCACCATTTTTAAAAATCCCTTTACATCTTGATTAAATGCCCCATCAATCATCGCTACACCTTGAAATGCTTTAGGTACGTGCGCAATGGTTTCCACGTTTATCCCCCCTATCCCTACGAGGGGGAAGTCCTCCCTTAAAGCATCGTTCACTTCTTTAAACGTACGTGGCGCTTTCCCTGGTTTTGAGCGGGACATATACAAATGTCCAAAAAGCCCCCAACGCACCCCTGTCTGTTTTATCTTGCGAATCATCTCTTGAGAATGGATCGACATACTCACTTCCCAATACGCCATATCTAGTTGCTTCGGGAGCTGATACTCACTAAAATGAATACGCTTCATTCCCATTTCTTGCGCCAATAAAATATTGGTATGGATAATAACCTTTTGCTTAGGGAACCCTTTATCCATCAGTATTCCAAGCCATTTTTTCAGTGACTCATGAGACATTGGCACACGTATAATCACTCCATTAATCCATGGTTCAATTTTTACTAATCTGTCTATATGCCTATCATTTAATATTTCATAAGGGGTAACAGCAATAATCATTTCTAAACCTCCTTAAGTCGTTGCAATTAGGGTTCCATCTTCTATCCAAACAACATAAAAAAACGAGGACAGCATGCTGTCCTCGTCTTTAATATCAGAGTTAAGTTAAAAAGTAGCGACAGATGATTGAAATGAATGACATTTCGATTTCAATCCATCTTATACAGGGGAATGAATCTTTCAAATAAGATTTTGTTCCACACCTGTAGTCTCCAAAAAGATATACGCCACTTTCCTACGCCAGCATTATCTGGATCAGGTACAGGAATTTCAAAATCACTATTTTAATCTCAGCCATTAGATGATGGCACTTCCAGTGGTACTTTAATATTCAATTTTATCTGCGAACGTAACGTGCAATATGAAGCACGTAACGAATAATTCTAAATAGATTCAAGAATAAATTAAAACCCATTTCTCTCGGAGAGAAAGCGCCTCGTTTCATCCTATTAAAATCATACAACGTATAAAGGAGAAAAAGCAATAGCCCAACAATAGCAATGATGGTGTGATACAACGGATTGTGAATAAACCATCCTACAAGACTAGCAACAATTAATGCTACAAGCGTGACAAATAGGTACTTTCCTAAACTCGAAGCATCTTTAATCATAAAAAAACCAATGAAACCAAATACGACAAAACCAATAATTGCCAATAAAACATTTTTAAAGAAAACACTAGGTCCTAAATCTTGTAATGTCGCAGTAAAAGTCGCATAAGATAATAAACCAGAAACAATGGTATACACATGCGACATAATTGGACCGCTAAAACGCGCACGTTGAACGACCATCGTTACGAGTATGAGCAATAGCAACCCTATAGAAAGTGGTTGACGCCATTCCATAGGTAAAAACTGACCAAAATACGTCGCAATGCCAAAAATAATCCAATAATACGTAAAGAAAAGCCACACTTTTCCATATTGAAATGGATGCTTTTTAACATTACCGGATTCAGAAATCGATGTCATCCATTCCCCCTCCTTTTTGAGGTTGTCTTTATAAATTCAATGCTAAAACAGTAAATGAATTATTACAACCATTTTAATATTTAAAAAATATGAAATTCGGGTATAGGACTTAAGTCCCATTCCTAAAAACATTTCAAGTGTTTTTCGATCACTTTTTTATTTACCACAACATTACACCTTTGTAACATGTCACAAATCATGGTTAATTTTTGTTACCATGAAGTGGAATCTAATAAAGTAGTAACTTATTTAAACAAACTATGAAAATAAGGAGGCAATACTTTGAAAAAATTCGCTTTTGCACTTACATTTACTTCTGGCGCTGCAGCATTATTAGCTCACCAAGATGCGGATGCTTCAACACAACATACCGTTCAATCTGGTGAGTCAATCTGGACTATCGCACAAAAATACAATATCTCTGTGGATCAAATTACACAAGATAACAATCTTTCGAATCATATTATTTTCCCAGGTCAAGTGCTTTCAATTGGCTCAGGAAATAGCGGTAACACACAAAATACTACGGCACCAAACCTTTCTCAAGGTAATACACATACTGTACGTGCTGGGGAATCATTAGACATTATTGCCGCACAATATGGGGTAACTGCACAAGATATTATGAACGCGAATAATTTAAATGGTTACCTTATTTTCCCAAATCAAACATTAAAAATCCCTGGTGGTTCTGGCGGTAATGGCTCAGCTGGTTCAAGTACACCTGATGGTTCAACACCAAATGGCGGCTATAACTCTCCAACATTTAATCATCAAAATCTTTACGATTGGGGACAATGTACTTGGTACGTATTCAATAAGCGTGCGGAAGCTGGTCAACCGATTAGCACGTACTGGTGGAATGCAGACCATTGGGCAACAAATGCTTCAGCTGATGGTTATACGATTGATCATAACCCTACTGTTGGATCTATAATGCAAAACTATGAAGGCCCAGTTGGGCATGTTGCTTACGTAGAGCGTGTAAATCCTGATGGTAGTATTTTAATTTCTGAAACAAACTACAATACACCACCTGGAACACCTGATTATCGTACAATTCCAGCATCAATTGCATCATCTTACAATTATATTCATTAATTTTAATCAATTCCTCGTTTAGTCTATGAGATCACATACGCTAAGCGAGGGTTATTTTATGTAAAGACCTTACTTTATTACTGTGTCGTTATAAATGTGTTCCTATACAAAAACACCACATACGTCGTGGATGTCGACGTATGTGGTGTTTGATTTATAAAAAGATATTCAAAATGAGATAGAATATTGCAGCAATCACTGCAGTAATTGGTAAAGTAATTACCCACGTAACAATCATACGCTTAGCTGTATTCCAATGAACACCTTTAATGCGGTTAGCAGAACCAACCCCTAAAATCGATGAAGAAACAACATGTGTCGTTGAAAGTGGAAAATGCAAATAAGAAGCTGTGAAAATCGTCAATGCAGAAGATAAGTCTGCAGCTGCCCCATTTGCCGGACGAATTTTCATAATGTTTCCACCGACTGTTTTAATAATACGCCATCCACCGACTGCAGTTCCTAATCCCATTGCCGCAGCACAGGAAACTTTAACCCACAATGCAGGTTCTACATCCGATTGAAGATTGGCGACGATTAAAGCCATCGTAATAATCCCCATTGATTTTTGAGCATCGTTTGTTCCGTGTGAAAAAGATTGTAGCGCTGCTGTGAAAATTTGGAAGAAACGGAAATTTTGATTTGTACGCGCAAGGTTCGCGTTTTTAAAGACTTTTTTCACGATAGAATAAATCGTAAAACCAACGATAAATGCAATCACTGGTGAAAGTAATAATACGAGTACAATTTTAGTAAAACCTTGAAAATGTAAAACACTAAACGAGCCTGCAGAAGCAACAGCAGAACCTGCAATTGCACCGATTAACGCATGAGAAGATGAACTTGGAATCCCAAAATACCATGTCACCAAGTTCCATACTATCGCTGCTAAAATGGCCGCGAGAACTACCACTAACCCGTTGTGTATCGTAAACGGATCCACAATATCTTTCGTAATCGTTGTTGCAACACCTGTAAATGTCAATGCGCCAATAAAGTTCATAATTGCCGCTAATAAAATGGCATGCCTCGGTGTTAATGCACGCGTCGAAACAGCAGTGGCTACAGCATTCGCTGTGTCATGAAACCCATTTATAAAATCAAACACTAATGAAAATATAACAATAGCCACCGTTATCAGCACTAAAAATTCCATAAAATTGATACTCCTTAGCTATTTTTCATTATAATTGTTTCAAAATTATTCGCTACTGCCTGACAACGGTCAGCAATATTTTCTAAGCTTTCATAAATGTCTTTAATTTTGATTAAAGTGACAGGATCTGTTTCACTGTTGAAAATATGTTTAATCGATTGACGTAAAATACCGTCACAATTTGTTTCAAATTCTTTAATGTTAATAGAATGCACACGCATATGAGATAGTTTTTTCTCTGACATTAAGCCAATCGCTAATTTCATTTCGCCAATGGCTTTTTGGATATTATCTACAAATTCGGCCATGAAATCATCTGTGTATTCAATGGAATACATCTCAAACATCGCTGATGTCTCTTCCATTGCATCTAAAACATCGTCAATCGCATTACATAATGCCATAATGTCTTCACGTTCGATTGGTGTGATGAACGTTTGGTTTAAGTCAGTAATGACTTGATGCATTAAATCATCACCATGAGATTCGTACGTTTTAATATTGTCCGCATATGTGCGTAAATCTAAATGCGTATTAAAATCCATCTTACCGAATTCTACTGCAGCACGGTCAAGGTTATAAATCATATCCTCTAGGCGCTCCATAAACTTATCCTTCTTTTTTCTAATCATTTGAAATCCTCCGTTCAACTATCGTCCTATCCCTTTTGTAAAAACATTGTTTATTTTATTATAAAACAATGTTAATTCTTTGTTAACTTATTTGGCATTAACCTACCTGTCATTCATTTACATTTAAGAAGAATGATTGAGATTACAAGTTTTCACTAAAATTTCATAAGTCCTATTTGAAAATAGCATAAATTTTATACTACCACAATTAAATTTACAAAACCTTAACATTTCTAATTTATTATCGCCTTATTTTCATAGATTTTTATACCTTTGAATGTAAAAAACCTTAAAATCTCCATATAAATAAAAGCATGTATTTAACGTAAATAACTATAATTACATCGTTTCCACATAACAACCAAACTTTTCAAAATATGCTGTCAATTAACCTTTTTATCTTATAATGATTAATATTTTTAATAACAAAAACTTATCACACAACAAAAAAAGCGAGCAAGAAATCACGATGATTTCACTGTCTCACTCCTTTAAAATAGCGCTTCAAGTTAAACATCTTAAATTGAACTACTTCTCTTAATATTTTATCCATTATTGCTTATTCTTTATCTTTTTCAGTGTAGCTCGTCAATTCCCCGTTAAGTTGACGATGTTGTAACGTTTGAATCCTACATTTTGTATCGAAGCCGCGAATCAGCATTTGATAAAAAGGAACTTGTAACATATAAGCAATCGGCCATAACACTTTCGGAATATAGTCATATAAATGGACAATGACCCAATTAAATTGAGGGATATATCTGAACTCGATACACGCTCGCTTGCCTTCTTTTGTATAAGAAATCGTACTCTCTATCGTTACTAGTCTAAAGAAATGCTGATCAATGCGCTCTAATTCAAAAATAAATAACAATTTATTATTTTTCTTTTTATAAAATTTAAAGTGATTATCTTCTCGAACAATTTTTACCCGTGTCCCAGTCGTTTGCGACAACCAACGACTCATTTCATTAATCAATATATTTAAATCCCAATGGGGTGGCTTAGGAATATGATGTGCAATACGTATATCATCATATTTAGCCGCTTGAAACTCTACAGAAATATGTGGTCTATTAATGCGTTTACTTGTCGCACGTACATGCACGCCATGAGATTGGAGTTGCATTATCGTTTCTTGGTCAAATTTACTGCCACGTACGTATAATATTTCTTTAATGTCACACGCTTGAGCTGCACGTCCAAAATTATCTGCAGCAATAATATTCAGTTCTTTCGCGAGTGCGCGTGTCATTTTAGCAGAATGCTTCGTAGGATCGATAAAAAATACCGCAATATCCATACCTTCCATTGCTTGAAGCACATCATAATAATTATAAATGTCTCCTTTAATCCACGTCACTTGACTATTTGAATGCTTTTTAGGATATTTCGACATCGTATAAATATCGTACTCAGGAGTTAAAGCATGAATGAGTGATTTACCAATCGTTCCAGTGCCACCAGCTAATAAAATTTTCAATCTCATAGGTTGTGCTACTCCTTTCTAATCACTTTCTATACTTAATGAAGTGCGTTACAATAACTATTGATATCTAACTCAATTTTAAAAAATTATTAATTAATGGATTGGAGTTGAAAGCATGTCTTTAGAGATAAGAGAAATCAGTATCAATGATGTTGAAAGCTTTACAACATTGATGCAAAAAATCTTCGATGAATCGGATTACATGCTTTATGATCCTGGCGAATATGTTCCGTCTCTAGAATATGCAATTTCACATTTAGAAGAAATCATTACATCCCCTC
Coding sequences within it:
- a CDS encoding LysR family transcriptional regulator, with translation MKIDDYRLLITLDETRTLRKAAERLYISQPAVTQRLKSIERHFGVEIFIRTKKQLITTIEGAMVIEHAKTMLNRERLFQDKIKAHIGSVSGTLSIGCSSLVGQTVLPKVLSRYTSEFPYVEIQLQVGSSEHIKAHHNDYHIMIVRGNQLLNLHNDHLMDDQHYFIYPKNKEEELQKLPFIEFQADPVYINQIKTWYHHHMSQDYHARIKVDQVATCKALLLSGVGVTILPEIMVKDLDETKFELVKVDIEEESLVRSTYLSYEVSMVQLPQVSSFINILKEHVGASSSL
- a CDS encoding DUF402 domain-containing protein, which translates into the protein MKIKYIDKRHWRRLIDRDYIEVKVNNNKFKGIIGLITMNKVREPLEVTVVGKRMVVADDHFQWLQILPEKKRYSMTVMFNDKGEPLQYYFDINLKNITQKGKARTVDLCLDVLALPDGKYELVDQDDLERALKTNQITRKQYHEAYVIAHQLMIQIDEDFKSINDKAMYCYKKINRKYQKKEKSTQL
- a CDS encoding YebC/PmpR family DNA-binding transcriptional regulator yields the protein MGRKWNNIKEKKAQKDKNTSRIYAKFGKEIYVAAKSGEPDPESNQALKLVLERAKTYSVPNHIIDRAIDKAKGGGDENFDSLRYEGFGPSGSMVIVDALTNNVNRTASDVRAAFGKNGGNMGVSGSVAYMFDPTATFAFEGSDADSILEGLMEADIDVRDVIEDGGLTIVYAEPDQFATVQQALKGLGISTFEVAEFEMLPQTEVQLSPDDQETFEKLIDVLEDLEDVQHVFHNVEL
- a CDS encoding ThiF family adenylyltransferase, with translation MKRYDRQEKFHAFGNTTQKKLQNLCALIIGVGALGSGIAEQLVRSGIGKLIIVDRDIVTLSNLHRQSGYLEVDANEMKPKVFALKERLQAMNSEVKIEAMNMEVLPQNILSILETHQPDVVLDGLDRFETRYLVNEATNKMRIPYIYSAVLGSQVSVFPIDSNGPCLQCIMPEPPETMESCALHGVLPPAVHIASSFAVAEVFNYLMTGMFSYDMKWIDIYKGEMKSTHIVNLKEEDCPVCRQHHYQRLKQSTIEGEYYCGNVIQVRYAPEDFDKLLSPNVNVIKQNQFVKLLEYRHYKMTFFQDGRLLIYGSENKNDALEVAQLIFVTT
- a CDS encoding thiazole synthase — its product is MLKIGQFTFKSRLLLGTGKFENADIQKQAIVASGTEVLTFAVRRMNLYDNALPNPLADIDLEKFITFPNTAGAKTAEEAVRIAEIANEARVCDMVKVEVIGDDATLLPDPLETYKACEILLEKGYIVCPYISDDVVLAKRLEQLGVHAVMPLASPIGTGRGISNPLNLRYIIEKSQVPVIVDAGIGSAKDCAEAMELGADAILLNSAISSAKDPVKMAEAMKKGIEAGRLSYEAGRIPIRYNAVQSSPSEGIGFL
- the thiS gene encoding sulfur carrier protein ThiS, encoding MKVNGETQCFDKEISIAEMIQHFGIESKRMAVEVNGQVIKRSLWTAHMISENDQIEILEFVGGG
- a CDS encoding thiamine phosphate synthase, which produces MIIAVTPYEILNDRHIDRLVKIEPWINGVIIRVPMSHESLKKWLGILMDKGFPKQKVIIHTNILLAQEMGMKRIHFSEYQLPKQLDMAYWEVSMSIHSQEMIRKIKQTGVRWGLFGHLYMSRSKPGKAPRTFKEVNDALREDFPLVGIGGINVETIAHVPKAFQGVAMIDGAFNQDVKGFLKMVQKWNG
- a CDS encoding Bax inhibitor-1 family protein, which encodes MTSISESGNVKKHPFQYGKVWLFFTYYWIIFGIATYFGQFLPMEWRQPLSIGLLLLILVTMVVQRARFSGPIMSHVYTIVSGLLSYATFTATLQDLGPSVFFKNVLLAIIGFVVFGFIGFFMIKDASSLGKYLFVTLVALIVASLVGWFIHNPLYHTIIAIVGLLLFLLYTLYDFNRMKRGAFSPREMGFNLFLNLFRIIRYVLHIARYVRR
- a CDS encoding LysM peptidoglycan-binding domain-containing protein codes for the protein MKKFAFALTFTSGAAALLAHQDADASTQHTVQSGESIWTIAQKYNISVDQITQDNNLSNHIIFPGQVLSIGSGNSGNTQNTTAPNLSQGNTHTVRAGESLDIIAAQYGVTAQDIMNANNLNGYLIFPNQTLKIPGGSGGNGSAGSSTPDGSTPNGGYNSPTFNHQNLYDWGQCTWYVFNKRAEAGQPISTYWWNADHWATNASADGYTIDHNPTVGSIMQNYEGPVGHVAYVERVNPDGSILISETNYNTPPGTPDYRTIPASIASSYNYIH
- a CDS encoding inorganic phosphate transporter translates to MEFLVLITVAIVIFSLVFDFINGFHDTANAVATAVSTRALTPRHAILLAAIMNFIGALTFTGVATTITKDIVDPFTIHNGLVVVLAAILAAIVWNLVTWYFGIPSSSSHALIGAIAGSAVASAGSFSVLHFQGFTKIVLVLLLSPVIAFIVGFTIYSIVKKVFKNANLARTNQNFRFFQIFTAALQSFSHGTNDAQKSMGIITMALIVANLQSDVEPALWVKVSCAAAMGLGTAVGGWRIIKTVGGNIMKIRPANGAAADLSSALTIFTASYLHFPLSTTHVVSSSILGVGSANRIKGVHWNTAKRMIVTWVITLPITAVIAAIFYLILNIFL
- a CDS encoding DUF47 domain-containing protein yields the protein MIRKKKDKFMERLEDMIYNLDRAAVEFGKMDFNTHLDLRTYADNIKTYESHGDDLMHQVITDLNQTFITPIEREDIMALCNAIDDVLDAMEETSAMFEMYSIEYTDDFMAEFVDNIQKAIGEMKLAIGLMSEKKLSHMRVHSINIKEFETNCDGILRQSIKHIFNSETDPVTLIKIKDIYESLENIADRCQAVANNFETIIMKNS
- a CDS encoding NAD(P)H-binding protein, with amino-acid sequence MRLKILLAGGTGTIGKSLIHALTPEYDIYTMSKYPKKHSNSQVTWIKGDIYNYYDVLQAMEGMDIAVFFIDPTKHSAKMTRALAKELNIIAADNFGRAAQACDIKEILYVRGSKFDQETIMQLQSHGVHVRATSKRINRPHISVEFQAAKYDDIRIAHHIPKPPHWDLNILINEMSRWLSQTTGTRVKIVREDNHFKFYKKKNNKLLFIFELERIDQHFFRLVTIESTISYTKEGKRACIEFRYIPQFNWVIVHLYDYIPKVLWPIAYMLQVPFYQMLIRGFDTKCRIQTLQHRQLNGELTSYTEKDKE